Proteins found in one Clostridium kluyveri DSM 555 genomic segment:
- the dapF gene encoding diaminopimelate epimerase, translating to MKFTKMHGTGNDFIVIDDRENRFLGKEEELALRLCNRHFGIGADGVLIVRNSDIASIKMVIINSDGSYASMCGNGIRCFAKYIWEENLVKDKILKIETGDGIKEAVVTIKNGKAEEITIDMGMPSFAPRKVPVEFKEEVIEKEVKIKNKNYIITTLFMGVPHTVIFGKLEDYDVAEGEYIEKYPVFTQGTNVNFCEIVNEKEVKVKTWERGAGPTLACGTGSCACVVAANKIGLTGKEVKVSVPGGILLVEIKDDNSVFMTGPAAISFKGEYDI from the coding sequence ATGAAATTTACTAAAATGCATGGAACAGGAAATGACTTTATAGTTATTGATGATAGAGAAAATAGATTTTTAGGAAAAGAAGAAGAACTTGCCTTAAGACTTTGTAATAGACATTTTGGTATAGGAGCAGATGGAGTATTAATAGTGAGAAATAGTGATATTGCATCTATTAAAATGGTAATAATAAATTCAGATGGATCCTACGCATCCATGTGCGGAAATGGAATAAGATGTTTTGCAAAATATATATGGGAAGAGAATCTAGTAAAGGATAAGATTTTAAAAATTGAAACAGGAGATGGAATAAAGGAGGCCGTTGTAACCATAAAAAATGGAAAAGCAGAAGAAATTACCATTGATATGGGAATGCCCTCTTTTGCTCCGAGAAAAGTACCCGTTGAGTTTAAAGAAGAAGTTATAGAAAAAGAAGTAAAAATTAAAAATAAAAATTATATTATAACTACTTTATTTATGGGAGTTCCTCATACAGTTATATTTGGTAAGCTTGAAGATTACGATGTGGCCGAGGGGGAGTACATTGAAAAATATCCTGTGTTTACCCAGGGAACTAATGTTAACTTTTGTGAAATTGTAAATGAAAAAGAAGTAAAAGTGAAAACCTGGGAGAGAGGTGCAGGACCTACTTTGGCCTGTGGCACGGGAAGTTGTGCCTGTGTTGTGGCTGCCAATAAAATTGGCCTTACAGGAAAAGAAGTTAAAGTTTCAGTGCCAGGAGGAATACTGTTAGTAGAAATAAAAGATGATAATAGCGTGTTTATGACAGGTCCTGCAGCAATTTCTTTTAAAGGGGAATATGATATTTAA
- a CDS encoding type II secretion system protein: MLEIKLKGFTLIELILVIGLFSILLSFTLINMGAFSSMKNRIDVDLTGNRIINFINNSKIYCRDKGKQGGYIYFNVKDGNITFSSGLEEIFKMELPEGFTLNQVSNDNRIKIDNRGITADACSIKFKDRKGEMHCLTMCVGTAYVEFKY, translated from the coding sequence ATGCTTGAGATTAAGTTAAAAGGATTTACCCTTATAGAATTGATTCTAGTAATAGGTTTATTTTCCATACTTTTAAGCTTTACTCTAATTAATATGGGAGCTTTCAGCAGTATGAAAAATAGAATAGATGTTGATTTAACGGGCAATAGAATCATAAATTTTATAAATAATTCTAAGATTTATTGCAGGGATAAAGGTAAACAAGGGGGATACATATATTTTAATGTAAAAGATGGGAATATAACTTTCAGTAGTGGCTTGGAAGAAATATTTAAAATGGAATTACCAGAGGGCTTTACTTTAAATCAAGTAAGTAATGACAATAGAATAAAAATAGATAATAGGGGTATCACTGCAGATGCCTGCAGTATAAAATTTAAAGATAGAAAAGGAGAGATGCATTGTCTTACCATGTGCGTTGGAACAGCTTATGTGGAATTCAAATATTAA
- a CDS encoding type IV pilus modification PilV family protein: MQYKQYFKKDRILIKKGFTLIEVLCSITIFSILFMTAVSIQLNSFKVKKYNKDLYNSILIMEYIKNNIIYNCSYDEIMYLNSMNKRYISCNDLNFHSIKDNNLINLVSDAVPDEEPYVVLSISGAEVLKVNLQFYENIYGSIKVRECEFYKGNYKK; this comes from the coding sequence GTGCAGTATAAACAGTATTTTAAAAAAGATAGAATATTGATTAAAAAAGGATTTACTTTAATTGAAGTGTTATGCAGTATAACAATTTTTTCAATATTGTTCATGACAGCTGTCTCTATACAGTTAAATTCATTCAAAGTAAAAAAATATAATAAAGATTTATATAACTCCATTTTAATTATGGAGTATATTAAAAATAATATTATTTACAATTGCAGTTATGATGAAATTATGTATTTAAATAGTATGAATAAAAGATATATAAGCTGTAATGATTTAAATTTCCACAGTATTAAGGATAATAATCTAATTAATTTAGTCTCAGATGCAGTACCTGATGAGGAGCCTTATGTTGTTTTAAGTATATCAGGAGCAGAAGTTTTAAAGGTGAATTTACAATTTTATGAGAATATATATGGTAGTATAAAAGTTCGGGAGTGTGAATTCTATAAGGGAAACTATAAAAAATAA
- a CDS encoding Rqc2 family fibronectin-binding protein, translating into MALDGIFIHSILQELKSKLLGGKVEKVNQPEKDEIILTIRNEKTPYKLLISSSSIYPKIHITDKNKKNPLQPPMFCMILRKYLNSSKLINISQLDTDRVIFLDFQSLNELGFDNIYTLVIEIMGKHSNITLIRKKDTIIMDSIKHITPEINSIRSLFPGIKYIFPPISNKLNPFCYKREEFKHVLQKMKFLDTKSFSKIFTGVSTSFSKELYYMLSELKLSELDIFKESTITVLHGFCSKIFSEFKNNEFYFAYYTKDGKMKDFYCSKLTYLKDCMEVHYSTPSKLIDDFYYEKDKADRLNSKSSDMQKLININLERCNKKVKILMENLKDCKNKDTYRIQGELLTSNIYNIHKGDSKVKVQNYYSNILEYITIKLDINKTPSENIQSYFKKYNKLKKTEKAAEEQLKIAKEEIEYLNSVFINIKNSDSYEHIEEIKRELMETGYIKFKKSTNKKKIKASKPAKFISSDGIEIYVGKNNLQNDYLTLKFADKRDLWFHTKNTAGSHVIVKNFGKVPDKTLEEAASLAAYYSKARNSSKVAVDYTEVRNMHKPNGAKPGMVIYYSNKTIYITPEKPSIEQID; encoded by the coding sequence ATGGCCTTAGATGGTATTTTTATACACAGCATTTTGCAAGAATTAAAATCAAAGTTATTGGGAGGAAAGGTTGAAAAAGTAAATCAACCAGAAAAAGATGAAATAATATTGACTATTAGAAATGAAAAAACACCCTATAAATTATTAATAAGTTCTAGTTCAATATATCCTAAAATACATATTACGGATAAAAATAAAAAAAATCCCCTGCAGCCTCCTATGTTCTGTATGATTTTAAGAAAATATTTGAATTCATCAAAATTAATTAATATATCCCAATTGGATACAGATAGGGTAATATTTTTAGACTTTCAAAGCTTAAATGAATTAGGTTTTGACAACATATATACCCTAGTCATAGAAATAATGGGAAAACACAGCAATATAACTTTAATTCGTAAAAAAGACACTATAATTATGGATAGTATAAAACATATAACACCAGAAATTAATTCTATCAGATCCTTATTTCCTGGAATTAAATATATTTTTCCGCCTATTTCCAATAAATTAAATCCTTTTTGTTATAAGAGAGAAGAATTCAAACATGTACTGCAAAAAATGAAATTCTTAGATACTAAATCTTTTTCTAAAATATTTACAGGTGTAAGTACTTCTTTTTCAAAAGAACTATATTACATGCTATCTGAATTAAAGTTATCTGAACTGGATATTTTTAAAGAATCAACTATAACTGTCTTACATGGTTTCTGCAGCAAAATTTTTTCTGAGTTTAAAAATAACGAGTTTTATTTTGCCTATTACACTAAAGATGGAAAAATGAAAGACTTCTACTGCAGCAAATTGACTTATTTAAAAGATTGCATGGAAGTACATTATTCTACTCCTTCCAAACTTATAGATGATTTTTACTATGAAAAGGATAAAGCAGACAGATTGAACAGCAAAAGTTCTGATATGCAGAAACTAATAAATATAAACTTAGAACGATGTAATAAAAAAGTTAAAATTTTAATGGAGAATTTAAAGGATTGTAAAAATAAGGATACATATAGAATACAAGGAGAGCTACTTACTTCAAATATTTACAATATACATAAAGGAGATTCCAAAGTAAAAGTTCAAAATTATTATAGTAATATATTAGAATATATAACCATAAAATTAGATATAAACAAGACACCTTCTGAAAATATTCAAAGCTATTTCAAAAAATATAATAAACTAAAGAAAACAGAAAAAGCAGCTGAAGAACAATTAAAAATAGCTAAAGAAGAAATTGAATACTTAAATTCTGTATTTATAAATATAAAAAATTCTGACAGCTATGAGCATATTGAAGAAATAAAAAGAGAACTTATGGAAACAGGATATATTAAATTTAAAAAATCAACAAATAAGAAAAAAATTAAAGCTTCCAAACCTGCAAAATTTATATCAAGTGACGGTATAGAAATATACGTAGGTAAAAACAACCTGCAAAATGACTACCTTACTTTAAAATTTGCAGACAAAAGAGACTTATGGTTTCATACAAAAAATACTGCAGGTTCCCATGTAATAGTAAAAAATTTTGGTAAAGTTCCAGACAAAACTCTGGAAGAAGCTGCTAGTCTTGCTGCCTATTACAGCAAAGCCCGAAATTCTTCAAAAGTAGCTGTAGATTATACGGAGGTTAGAAATATGCATAAGCCAAATGGAGCTAAACCTGGAATGGTAATATACTACTCCAATAAAACTATATACATAACCCCTGAGAAACCTTCTATTGAGCAAATAGACTAA
- a CDS encoding type II secretion system F family protein, with protein MLCSQLSLMLNTGIPLFKAFEILETQYNKSRLKVALKTVKEDVIKGNSIHESMKKVKNIFPQFMIETVKIGEEAGRLEEILKRLSSYYEKQYNIMAAVKNALTYPLLILITSIIVMIYLMTKIIPQFVDIILSAGGEVPILTKAVIYSCEFLRHHYMKICIVSILAAILLYKFSKNDKVEKVSESIKMKIPYLRKIYINLIIFKICSSMSILMKSGINIVKALRITGGLLESKVMTERVEQCVRCMEQGEGIYSALNRLQINDSIFLSLIKTGEAAGEMEEIFSSLEELFENDINRCFKRLTKVIEPVVIIFLSLFVGIFVIAALMPIFSIMDTTL; from the coding sequence ATTTTATGCAGTCAATTAAGTCTTATGCTAAATACGGGTATACCTTTATTTAAGGCATTTGAAATTTTAGAGACTCAATACAATAAAAGTAGGCTTAAAGTGGCTTTAAAAACTGTAAAAGAAGATGTTATAAAGGGCAATAGCATACATGAAAGTATGAAGAAAGTTAAAAACATATTTCCACAATTTATGATTGAGACTGTTAAAATTGGGGAAGAAGCAGGGAGACTGGAGGAAATATTAAAAAGATTATCCTCTTATTATGAAAAACAATATAATATAATGGCTGCTGTAAAGAATGCCCTTACATATCCTTTGTTAATTTTAATAACAAGCATCATTGTAATGATATATTTGATGACTAAAATAATCCCCCAATTTGTAGATATCATCCTGTCTGCAGGAGGAGAAGTGCCTATTTTAACTAAGGCAGTAATATATAGTTGTGAATTTTTAAGACACCACTATATGAAAATATGTATAGTGTCCATACTAGCGGCAATTTTATTATATAAATTTAGTAAAAATGATAAGGTGGAAAAAGTTTCAGAAAGTATTAAAATGAAAATTCCTTATTTAAGAAAAATATACATAAACTTAATCATTTTTAAAATATGTTCTTCCATGTCCATACTTATGAAGTCAGGAATAAATATAGTTAAAGCTTTAAGAATTACAGGAGGATTGTTAGAAAGTAAAGTTATGACTGAAAGGGTAGAACAGTGTGTAAGATGTATGGAGCAGGGAGAAGGTATATATAGTGCTTTAAATAGATTGCAGATAAATGACAGTATATTTTTATCACTTATTAAAACAGGTGAGGCTGCAGGTGAAATGGAAGAAATATTTTCAAGTCTTGAAGAATTGTTTGAAAACGATATAAATAGGTGTTTTAAAAGATTGACTAAGGTTATAGAACCTGTCGTAATAATATTTTTATCATTATTTGTAGGGATATTTGTCATAGCAGCTCTTATGCCAATTTTCAGCATAATGGATACTACTTTATAA
- the pyrR gene encoding bifunctional pyr operon transcriptional regulator/uracil phosphoribosyltransferase PyrR, which yields MKLKALILDEKAMNRTLTRISHEIIEKNKGAEDIVLVGIKRRGYPLAKRISENIYKIEKLKLRVESVDISLYRDDLSRLSDQPAIKKSHPIDVEDKKIILVDDVIYTGRTARAAIDAIIHSGRPKLIQLAVLIDRGHRELPIRADYVGKNIPTSRDEIVSVEISEIDKCNSVKIYEV from the coding sequence TTGAAATTAAAAGCACTTATACTTGATGAAAAAGCCATGAATAGAACTCTAACCAGAATATCCCATGAAATAATAGAAAAAAACAAGGGTGCAGAAGATATAGTACTTGTGGGTATAAAAAGGAGAGGATATCCTCTTGCAAAAAGAATATCAGAAAACATTTATAAAATTGAAAAACTTAAGTTAAGGGTGGAAAGTGTAGATATAAGTCTTTACAGAGACGATTTAAGCAGATTATCTGATCAACCTGCCATAAAAAAATCACATCCAATAGATGTAGAAGATAAAAAAATAATATTAGTAGATGATGTAATTTATACTGGTAGAACCGCAAGAGCTGCAATAGATGCAATCATACATTCTGGAAGGCCAAAATTAATACAGCTGGCTGTATTAATAGATAGAGGTCATAGAGAACTTCCTATAAGAGCCGATTATGTGGGTAAAAATATTCCTACATCTCGAGACGAAATAGTATCTGTAGAAATTTCAGAAATAGATAAATGTAATTCCGTAAAAATATATGAAGTCTAA
- a CDS encoding GspE/PulE family protein: protein MRGIMFSVELKYIDIEDVVLDTEIVKKIPEEIARDNCLIALKKVNEKFMIVIGKKLNFPLIEELKFILGSELLFFKSNQKKIYQLINTYYCRQNLDLALKDIKFHKDISELTMNFTSYGNKFQNSPVVKAINYIIDKAIDERASDLHIEPFQSSVTIRMRIDGIIGEYIKIPLNVYPLLCTRIKIMADMNIAEKRMPQDGKIKYVKQKLNYDLRVSTLPTIYGEKIVIRILYKDEGIKHLNTLGFLKQDEKKIRNMISKGHGLILAVGPTGSGKSTTLYSILNTMDKYEKNIVSIEDPVEYTVENINQVNVNSKIGLDFAKGLRSILRQDPDVIMLGEIRDEETAHIAIRAAVTGHLVISTLHTNDALESIVRLKDMGIAEYFIEDALIGIISQRLVRKICPYCKTKYVPSSREVKELNLLSTDVLYRGEGCIKCNYTGYKGRTVAYEIVHSGHIEKGCLKNNIANIREKVKQSNMVSLKQNCIELIKSGVTTYEEFLRISF, encoded by the coding sequence GTGAGAGGTATAATGTTTTCTGTGGAATTAAAATATATAGATATTGAAGATGTTGTTTTAGACACAGAAATAGTTAAAAAGATACCAGAAGAAATAGCTAGGGATAATTGCTTGATAGCTTTAAAAAAGGTTAATGAAAAATTTATGATAGTCATAGGTAAAAAATTAAATTTTCCATTAATAGAAGAGCTAAAATTTATATTGGGCAGTGAATTATTATTTTTCAAATCAAATCAAAAGAAAATATACCAGTTAATAAATACTTATTATTGCAGACAAAACTTAGATCTTGCCTTAAAAGACATAAAATTTCATAAAGACATTTCAGAATTGACAATGAACTTCACATCTTACGGAAATAAATTTCAAAATTCTCCAGTGGTAAAGGCCATTAATTATATAATAGATAAAGCAATAGACGAAAGAGCCAGCGACCTGCATATAGAGCCCTTTCAGAGCAGTGTAACTATAAGGATGAGGATAGATGGAATAATAGGGGAGTATATTAAAATTCCTCTAAATGTATATCCACTTTTATGCACCAGAATAAAAATAATGGCAGATATGAATATAGCAGAAAAAAGAATGCCTCAAGATGGCAAAATAAAATATGTTAAACAAAAACTAAACTATGATTTGAGAGTTTCTACACTTCCCACTATATATGGGGAAAAAATAGTTATAAGAATTTTATACAAAGATGAAGGTATAAAACACTTAAATACTCTGGGCTTTTTAAAACAAGATGAAAAAAAAATAAGAAATATGATTTCTAAAGGTCATGGACTCATTTTAGCAGTAGGTCCCACTGGTTCTGGTAAATCTACAACTCTGTATTCTATTTTAAATACTATGGATAAATATGAAAAGAATATAGTAAGCATAGAGGATCCTGTGGAATATACTGTGGAAAATATAAATCAGGTAAATGTAAATAGTAAAATAGGGCTGGATTTTGCCAAAGGGCTTAGAAGCATATTAAGACAGGATCCAGATGTAATAATGCTTGGAGAGATAAGGGATGAAGAAACAGCACATATAGCCATAAGAGCAGCAGTAACAGGTCATCTAGTTATAAGTACACTTCATACAAATGATGCCTTGGAATCCATAGTAAGGCTTAAGGATATGGGTATAGCGGAGTATTTCATTGAAGACGCATTAATAGGAATAATATCTCAGAGATTAGTTAGAAAAATATGTCCCTATTGTAAGACTAAATATGTGCCTTCATCTAGAGAAGTTAAAGAATTAAATTTGCTTTCTACAGATGTACTGTATAGGGGAGAAGGATGCATAAAATGCAATTATACGGGATATAAGGGAAGGACAGTGGCCTATGAAATAGTCCATAGTGGCCACATTGAAAAAGGATGTTTAAAAAATAATATTGCTAATATTAGAGAAAAGGTTAAACAATCAAATATGGTTTCACTTAAGCAGAATTGTATAGAGCTTATTAAATCAGGGGTTACTACTTATGAAGAGTTTCTAAGGATAAGTTTTTAG
- a CDS encoding type II secretion system protein: MRRTKVFKNWKREGFTLIELMLVVAIILILLGFLIPKFSSYQNKVKTTKAINTAKQIHTAAMASYGDNEGNFNEEDVKSYVSELTSAENLQIQENSSNTQFITVNYKSHENTYTLEIDAKGNSCIVKQGEKQIYPK; encoded by the coding sequence ATGAGAAGAACAAAAGTATTTAAGAACTGGAAAAGAGAAGGATTCACACTTATAGAACTTATGCTTGTAGTGGCAATAATCTTAATTCTTTTAGGGTTTTTGATTCCCAAATTTTCATCGTATCAAAACAAGGTAAAGACTACTAAGGCAATAAATACAGCTAAACAGATTCATACAGCAGCTATGGCCAGTTATGGAGATAACGAGGGAAATTTCAATGAAGAAGATGTAAAAAGTTATGTATCGGAACTTACTTCTGCAGAAAATCTACAGATTCAAGAGAATTCGAGCAATACTCAATTTATAACAGTAAATTATAAAAGTCATGAAAATACATATACATTAGAGATAGATGCAAAAGGTAATTCCTGTATAGTGAAGCAGGGAGAAAAACAAATATACCCTAAATAG